From one Nocardioides sp. Kera G14 genomic stretch:
- a CDS encoding MFS transporter, protein MSPTFRALRNPNYRLYLAGSVVSNTGTWMMRVAQDWLVLKPLHGGGDAVGITTGLQFLPVLLLTPYAGVIADRFAKRDLLQVTQATMGIFSAIAAVAAITGHSSIWLVYLCAFGLGIGAAFDAPGRQSFVSEMVGREDLTNAVGLNSASFNVARLVGPALSGLLIAAWGSGQEATGWVFALNAVSYLAVIIQLRRMDARLLQTPMRRVLGPGALLEGVRYVRSQPKMLFVLAIVFFAGTFGLNFQITSALMATSVFHKGAGEFGVLGSALAVGSLTGALMAARRVKIRLRLLALAAAAFGAAEIVAGSLPAYALFALFCPVIGFCSLTLLNSANSTMQLEADPAMRGRVMALYMTVVQGGTPLGAPIIGWIGAEYGARWTLWLGGGMTIVGAILGIAVFARLRAGSLRGLVGVLTPSPARR, encoded by the coding sequence GTGAGTCCCACGTTCAGAGCCCTCCGCAACCCCAACTACCGGCTGTACCTCGCCGGTAGCGTCGTCTCCAACACCGGCACCTGGATGATGCGGGTCGCACAGGACTGGCTGGTCCTCAAGCCACTGCACGGCGGCGGTGACGCGGTCGGCATTACGACCGGCCTGCAGTTCCTCCCCGTCCTCCTCCTGACGCCGTACGCCGGCGTGATCGCCGACCGGTTCGCCAAGCGCGACCTTCTGCAGGTCACGCAGGCCACGATGGGCATCTTCTCCGCGATCGCGGCCGTCGCGGCGATCACCGGGCACTCCTCGATCTGGCTGGTCTACCTCTGTGCCTTCGGCCTGGGCATCGGTGCCGCCTTCGACGCTCCCGGCCGGCAGTCGTTCGTCTCGGAGATGGTCGGTCGCGAGGACCTCACCAATGCCGTGGGCCTCAACTCGGCGAGCTTCAACGTCGCCCGCCTCGTCGGCCCGGCGCTCTCCGGCCTACTCATCGCGGCCTGGGGGAGCGGCCAGGAGGCCACCGGCTGGGTCTTCGCGCTCAACGCCGTCTCCTACCTCGCCGTCATCATCCAGCTACGCCGGATGGACGCTCGCCTCCTGCAGACGCCTATGCGCCGCGTGCTCGGGCCGGGCGCGCTCCTCGAGGGCGTCCGCTACGTCCGCAGCCAGCCGAAGATGCTCTTCGTCCTCGCGATCGTCTTCTTCGCCGGCACGTTCGGCCTCAACTTCCAGATCACCAGCGCCCTCATGGCCACCTCGGTCTTCCACAAGGGTGCCGGCGAGTTCGGCGTCCTCGGCTCCGCGCTCGCAGTCGGGTCGCTCACGGGCGCGCTGATGGCGGCGCGACGGGTGAAGATCCGGCTCCGCCTGCTGGCCCTCGCGGCCGCGGCGTTCGGAGCGGCCGAGATCGTGGCCGGATCGCTGCCGGCGTACGCCCTCTTCGCCCTCTTCTGCCCGGTGATCGGGTTCTGCTCGCTGACCCTGCTCAACAGCGCCAACTCGACCATGCAGCTCGAGGCCGACCCGGCCATGCGTGGGCGCGTGATGGCCCTCTACATGACGGTCGTGCAGGGCGGGACCCCGCTCGGTGCGCCCATCATCGGATGGATCGGTGCGGAGTACGGCGCCCGCTGGACGCTCTGGCTCGGCGGCGGCATGACGATCGTGGGTGCGATCCTCGGCATCGCCGTGTTCGCACGCCTGCGAGCGGGCTCGCTCCGCGGCCTGGTTGGCGTTTTGACCCCCTCACCGGCGCGCCGGTAG
- a CDS encoding MFS transporter, with protein MTEDAGKPDSGAAKAAQAAGTAARGTARGVAATARGVGRFSRFTFRQARRAASAQGAEASGLSRLIEMHAFNTAGDAAVAISLAGSLFFQVPGSGGSSSRESVALFLGLTMLPFAIVAPLLGPFLDRVAHGRRWAIGAVMAVRAFLCWVLAGALAKESPAMFPAALGVLVASKAYGVTKAAAVPRLLPEGVTLVKANGRVAMAGIVGVCASAPIAGLASMVGPQWVLRWAFLLFVVATVLAIRLPASVDSNVGEGTLAFRREGKPATGTLRMPMPATVAYALRANCAPKFLYGFLLMFFAFLLQAHPLHDWSPTLLIAIVAGAAGTGNFLGVAAASVVRNIRPAMTVSAVMVLDTAVALLAALFYSVPLVALLGLVTGLGASLAKFSLDSSIQAHIPPSVQTSAFARSDTTLQLAWVIGGFVGIALPLNARLGLFVTAAVLGAWTFYVLMSRPGRRTA; from the coding sequence GTGACGGAGGACGCCGGCAAGCCGGACAGCGGCGCGGCGAAGGCGGCCCAGGCCGCCGGCACCGCCGCTCGCGGCACGGCCCGCGGCGTTGCCGCCACGGCGCGTGGCGTCGGGCGGTTCTCACGGTTCACGTTCCGCCAGGCCCGCCGGGCCGCGTCGGCGCAGGGCGCTGAGGCGTCGGGCCTCTCGCGGCTCATCGAGATGCATGCGTTCAACACGGCCGGTGACGCCGCCGTCGCGATCTCGCTGGCAGGCTCACTCTTCTTCCAGGTGCCCGGCTCGGGCGGTTCGTCGTCGCGTGAGTCGGTGGCGCTCTTCCTCGGGCTGACGATGCTGCCGTTCGCGATCGTCGCGCCGCTGCTCGGTCCGTTCCTCGACCGCGTCGCGCACGGCCGCCGCTGGGCGATCGGCGCGGTGATGGCGGTGCGCGCCTTCCTCTGTTGGGTGCTGGCCGGCGCGTTGGCCAAGGAGTCCCCGGCCATGTTCCCCGCCGCCCTCGGCGTGCTCGTCGCCTCCAAGGCGTACGGCGTCACCAAGGCCGCCGCGGTCCCCCGACTGCTCCCTGAGGGAGTCACGCTCGTCAAGGCCAACGGCCGGGTAGCGATGGCCGGCATCGTGGGCGTCTGCGCCTCGGCGCCGATCGCCGGGCTGGCCTCGATGGTCGGCCCGCAGTGGGTGCTGCGGTGGGCGTTCCTGCTCTTCGTCGTCGCGACCGTGTTGGCGATCCGGCTGCCAGCCTCGGTGGACTCCAACGTGGGTGAGGGCACGTTGGCCTTCCGCCGCGAGGGGAAGCCCGCGACCGGGACGCTCCGGATGCCGATGCCCGCCACCGTCGCCTATGCCCTGCGGGCGAACTGCGCACCGAAGTTCCTCTACGGCTTCCTGCTGATGTTCTTCGCGTTCCTGCTTCAGGCGCACCCGCTACACGACTGGTCCCCCACACTGCTGATCGCGATCGTGGCGGGGGCGGCCGGCACCGGCAACTTCCTCGGTGTCGCCGCGGCCTCGGTCGTCCGCAACATCCGGCCGGCCATGACCGTCTCGGCCGTGATGGTGCTGGACACCGCCGTCGCGCTGCTGGCGGCCCTCTTCTACTCGGTGCCGCTCGTCGCCCTGCTCGGACTCGTCACCGGGCTCGGCGCCTCGCTCGCGAAGTTCTCGCTCGACTCCTCGATCCAGGCGCACATCCCACCGTCGGTGCAGACCTCGGCCTTCGCCCGCTCGGACACCACCCTCCAGCTCGCCTGGGTGATCGGCGGCTTCGTCGGCATCGCCCTGCCGCTCAACGCACGGCTGGGCCTCTTCGTGACCGCCGCCGTGCTCGGCGCGTGGACCTTCTACGTGTTGATGAGCAGGCCGGGTCGGCGTACGGCCTGA
- the rpsL gene encoding 30S ribosomal protein S12: MPTINQLVRKGRQDKASKTKTPALKGSPQRRGVCTRVYTTTPKKPNSALRKVARVRLSSGVEVTAYIPGVGHNLQEHSIVLVRGGRVKDLPGVRYKIIRGTLDTQGVKNRKQARSRYGAKKEK, encoded by the coding sequence GTGCCCACCATTAACCAGCTGGTCCGCAAGGGCCGCCAGGACAAGGCGTCCAAGACCAAGACGCCTGCCCTGAAGGGGTCTCCGCAGCGCCGTGGCGTCTGCACCCGCGTCTACACCACCACGCCCAAGAAGCCGAACTCCGCCCTCCGGAAGGTCGCCCGTGTGCGCCTTTCGTCCGGCGTCGAGGTCACCGCTTACATCCCGGGCGTCGGCCACAACCTTCAGGAGCACTCCATCGTGCTCGTTCGCGGCGGTCGTGTGAAGGACCTGCCCGGCGTTCGTTACAAGATCATCCGCGGCACGCTCGACACCCAGGGTGTCAAGAACCGCAAGCAGGCCCGTTCGCGCTACGGCGCGAAGAAGGAGAAGTGA
- a CDS encoding FHA domain-containing protein yields the protein MTERTLSYRPGGWLGIVGVNATVLLPGTEKARAGALWPLVDDGAGFDAVLDALVAGGLSSLPGFVLLADSGDSVRVLVRGGATATFDTAEGPVVVSADPGSMWSERTLAASAYAISLPDEPADGTPLAVSEGLVRLGALRTPSRGSRLASVVQLAPLADPAGSAELPAADVDFLADEPAVIPAPPTTPPPPVPPVAAPLGLAPDASSDDDLADLVDESDPSDEEEAGDDEADELDDLAEDDELLESEQGDFGDAPTEVHDALFGEYVDDEASASGEADALSSSDPADADVSDTDLEGDEDAATDDIPVIDDVDPLGAPPSWTPDVPPLPPVPAGPPTGLPVTPPSLPAPPAGPPSTPPAAVVDEEPTEALAPMTPAAPAPHLSFSSGAEVDVDGLVVIGRRPDAGRFPPEDQPLLVAVPSPHSEISSTHLEVRPGTGDRAGRAVVTDLGSTNGTLVVQPGHKPEELRAGVPVTLESGALIDLGDGLTIRVR from the coding sequence GTGACTGAACGGACCCTCTCCTATCGACCGGGTGGCTGGCTGGGGATCGTGGGCGTGAACGCGACGGTGTTGCTGCCCGGGACCGAGAAGGCCCGCGCCGGCGCGCTGTGGCCGCTCGTCGACGACGGTGCCGGCTTCGACGCCGTGCTTGACGCCCTGGTGGCGGGCGGCCTCTCGTCGTTGCCCGGCTTCGTCCTCCTCGCGGACAGCGGTGACTCCGTCCGCGTCCTCGTGCGCGGCGGCGCCACCGCCACCTTCGACACCGCCGAGGGTCCTGTGGTCGTCTCGGCCGACCCCGGCTCGATGTGGAGCGAGCGCACGCTCGCCGCCAGCGCCTACGCCATCTCCCTGCCCGACGAACCCGCGGACGGCACCCCGCTCGCGGTGAGTGAGGGTCTCGTCCGCCTCGGCGCCCTGCGGACACCGAGCCGCGGCTCGCGCCTGGCCTCGGTCGTCCAGCTCGCACCGCTTGCCGACCCGGCTGGATCCGCAGAGCTGCCCGCCGCGGACGTCGACTTCCTGGCAGACGAGCCGGCCGTCATCCCTGCGCCGCCCACGACGCCCCCGCCGCCCGTACCTCCGGTGGCCGCGCCGCTCGGCCTCGCGCCCGACGCCTCCTCGGACGACGACCTGGCCGACCTCGTCGACGAGTCCGACCCGTCAGACGAGGAGGAGGCCGGTGACGACGAGGCCGACGAGCTCGACGACCTCGCCGAGGACGACGAGCTCCTCGAGTCGGAGCAGGGCGACTTCGGTGACGCGCCGACCGAGGTGCACGACGCCCTCTTCGGTGAGTACGTCGACGACGAGGCGTCTGCCAGCGGCGAGGCCGACGCCCTGAGCTCGAGTGACCCCGCCGACGCTGATGTGAGCGACACCGACCTCGAGGGTGACGAGGATGCGGCCACCGACGACATCCCGGTGATCGACGACGTGGACCCGCTTGGCGCCCCGCCGTCATGGACGCCCGACGTACCCCCGCTCCCGCCCGTCCCGGCCGGGCCGCCGACCGGCCTTCCCGTCACGCCGCCGAGCCTGCCGGCGCCGCCGGCAGGCCCGCCGAGCACGCCTCCGGCTGCGGTCGTCGACGAGGAGCCCACCGAGGCGCTCGCGCCGATGACGCCGGCGGCACCAGCTCCTCATCTCTCGTTCTCCAGCGGCGCCGAGGTCGACGTCGACGGTCTCGTCGTCATCGGCCGTCGGCCCGACGCGGGTCGCTTCCCGCCGGAGGACCAGCCGCTGCTCGTCGCCGTCCCGAGCCCGCACTCGGAGATCTCCTCGACGCACCTCGAGGTCAGGCCCGGCACCGGCGACAGGGCCGGCCGAGCGGTCGTGACGGATCTCGGCTCGACCAACGGCACCCTCGTCGTGCAGCCGGGTCACAAGCCCGAGGAGCTCCGCGCAGGCGTTCCCGTCACGCTCGAGAGTGGCGCGCTCATCGATCTGGGCGACGGCCTCACCATCCGCGTCCGCTGA
- a CDS encoding cold-shock protein produces MPTGKVKWFSAEKGFGFIAQEDGTEVYVHADALQPGADKLLKGGTRVEFEVYQGRKGAQAGHVKVLDSAPSVSRNLANAKRRKPEEMEIIVENVIKLLDDIREGYAHGRPPTKDLGKKIAPALRNLADEFEL; encoded by the coding sequence GTGCCCACTGGCAAGGTGAAGTGGTTCAGCGCCGAGAAGGGCTTCGGCTTCATCGCGCAGGAGGACGGCACCGAGGTGTACGTCCACGCGGACGCCCTCCAGCCCGGCGCCGACAAGCTGCTCAAGGGCGGCACCCGCGTCGAGTTCGAGGTCTACCAGGGCCGCAAGGGCGCCCAGGCCGGTCACGTGAAGGTGCTCGACTCCGCGCCGTCGGTCTCGCGCAACCTCGCCAACGCCAAGCGCCGCAAGCCCGAGGAGATGGAGATCATCGTCGAGAACGTGATCAAGCTCCTCGACGACATCCGCGAGGGCTACGCCCACGGCCGTCCCCCGACGAAGGATCTCGGCAAGAAGATCGCGCCGGCGCTGCGCAACCTTGCCGACGAGTTCGAGCTCTGA
- a CDS encoding DUF3027 domain-containing protein yields the protein MLSPDAPQAHVDAARSALVDETGVGDWLGVGTEAAGPGDATVVTHYFKAEKPGYVGWHWAVTLAVLPEGAPTVDEVVLLPGVEAITAPAWVPYRERLQPGDLSPGDLLPVSDEDPRLVPTYSFGDDPLDSDAKAQIRQVATDLGLGRVRTLSPEGLDQAAERWWHGPAGPEAPIAQSAPHPCSTCGFLLRLSGSLAQTFGVCANRDANDDGRVVAFSHGCGAHSEVRLARKHEPVPVPEPVVDDLTPELLETF from the coding sequence ATGCTCAGCCCCGACGCGCCCCAGGCCCACGTCGACGCCGCCCGCTCGGCACTCGTCGACGAGACCGGCGTAGGGGACTGGCTCGGCGTCGGCACCGAGGCCGCCGGTCCCGGCGACGCCACCGTGGTGACCCACTACTTCAAGGCCGAGAAGCCCGGGTACGTCGGCTGGCACTGGGCCGTCACGCTGGCCGTCCTGCCCGAGGGCGCTCCCACCGTTGATGAGGTCGTCCTGCTGCCCGGCGTGGAGGCCATCACGGCCCCCGCCTGGGTGCCCTACCGGGAGCGGCTCCAGCCCGGTGACCTCTCTCCCGGCGACCTGCTGCCCGTCTCCGACGAGGACCCGCGGCTGGTGCCGACCTACTCCTTCGGTGACGACCCGCTCGACAGTGACGCGAAGGCCCAGATCCGTCAGGTCGCGACGGATCTCGGCCTCGGCCGGGTCCGCACGCTGAGCCCGGAGGGACTCGACCAGGCGGCTGAGCGCTGGTGGCACGGCCCCGCCGGTCCGGAGGCGCCGATCGCCCAGTCGGCCCCGCACCCGTGCAGCACCTGCGGCTTCCTGCTCCGCCTGTCGGGCTCGCTGGCCCAGACGTTCGGCGTCTGCGCCAACCGTGACGCCAATGACGACGGCCGTGTCGTCGCGTTCAGCCACGGCTGCGGCGCGCACTCGGAGGTCCGCCTCGCCCGCAAGCACGAGCCGGTCCCGGTCCCCGAGCCCGTCGTCGACGACCTCACGCCCGAGTTGCTCGAGACCTTCTGA
- a CDS encoding cysteine dioxygenase encodes MTALTVLPLLEALRDYSRDPALLHLLEAPSDGRDVLLLQRADDLEVWLITWAPGADTGYHDHGTATGAYTVLSGALVEYDVDGGLQLADLTPGDARAYAAGHVHNVRNAGPLPALSLHAYSPRLDAMNHYDYRGNRLVLTSAEPGRA; translated from the coding sequence ATGACCGCCCTGACCGTGCTCCCGCTGCTCGAGGCCCTCCGTGACTACTCGCGCGACCCGGCCCTCCTCCATCTGCTCGAGGCCCCCTCGGACGGACGCGACGTCCTCCTGCTCCAGCGCGCCGACGACCTCGAGGTCTGGCTCATCACGTGGGCGCCCGGCGCCGACACCGGCTACCACGACCACGGCACCGCGACGGGTGCCTACACCGTGCTGTCGGGCGCCCTGGTGGAGTACGACGTCGACGGCGGCCTCCAGCTCGCCGACCTCACGCCGGGTGACGCCCGGGCCTACGCCGCCGGGCACGTCCACAACGTGCGCAACGCCGGTCCGCTGCCGGCGCTCTCGCTCCACGCCTACTCGCCGCGGCTGGATGCGATGAACCACTACGACTACCGCGGAAACCGCCTCGTGCTCACCTCGGCGGAGCCCGGTCGCGCCTGA
- a CDS encoding HAD family hydrolase produces the protein MSRQLTVGFDLDMTLIDTAPGFADVLRALGGEIGVELPAEQLVEKLGPPIDVMLAPYIPEADLPQVTDRFRALYPAHAIINVPALPGAHEAMAAVREHGGRVIVVTGKFKPNAQLHVDHLGFEVDHLEGWVWGVGKAEILRAEGASVYVGDHIHDVEGALAAGVTSVSVLTGGCTREELLDAGTHVVLESLREFPAWLEDHLR, from the coding sequence ATGTCAAGGCAGCTCACCGTCGGGTTCGACCTCGACATGACGCTGATCGACACCGCTCCGGGCTTCGCCGATGTGCTGCGTGCACTGGGCGGTGAGATCGGCGTGGAGCTCCCCGCCGAGCAGCTCGTCGAGAAGCTCGGACCGCCCATTGACGTGATGCTGGCGCCGTACATCCCCGAGGCCGATCTCCCCCAGGTCACCGACCGCTTCCGCGCCCTCTACCCGGCCCACGCGATCATCAACGTGCCGGCCCTGCCGGGTGCCCACGAGGCGATGGCCGCGGTCCGCGAGCACGGCGGACGCGTCATCGTCGTGACCGGCAAGTTCAAGCCCAACGCGCAGCTCCACGTGGACCACCTCGGCTTCGAGGTCGACCACCTCGAGGGCTGGGTCTGGGGTGTCGGCAAGGCCGAGATCCTCAGGGCCGAGGGCGCGAGCGTGTACGTCGGCGACCACATCCACGACGTCGAGGGAGCGCTCGCCGCCGGGGTCACCAGTGTCAGCGTCCTCACCGGGGGATGCACCCGCGAGGAGCTCCTCGACGCCGGCACGCATGTCGTGTTGGAGTCCCTGCGAGAATTCCCCGCGTGGCTTGAGGACCATCTCCGCTAG
- the rpsG gene encoding 30S ribosomal protein S7, whose product MPRKGPAPKRPIDVDPVYGSQLVTQLVSKVLKDGKKQVAQRIVYSALEGCREKTGTDPVLTLKRAMDNVKPAIEVKSRRVGGATYQVPIEVKGTRGTTLALRWLVGYAADRREKTMAERLMNEILDASNGLGAAVKKREDTHKMAESNKAFAHYRW is encoded by the coding sequence ATGCCTCGCAAGGGTCCCGCTCCTAAGCGTCCGATCGACGTCGACCCCGTCTACGGGTCGCAGCTCGTCACCCAGCTCGTCTCCAAGGTCCTGAAGGACGGCAAGAAGCAGGTTGCCCAGCGCATCGTGTACTCCGCCCTCGAGGGTTGCCGCGAGAAGACCGGCACCGACCCGGTGCTGACGCTCAAGCGCGCCATGGACAACGTCAAGCCGGCCATCGAGGTCAAGTCCCGCCGTGTCGGTGGCGCGACCTACCAGGTCCCGATCGAGGTCAAGGGCACGCGTGGCACCACGCTCGCGCTGCGCTGGCTCGTCGGCTACGCCGCCGACCGTCGTGAGAAGACGATGGCCGAGCGCCTCATGAACGAGATCCTCGACGCGAGCAACGGCCTCGGTGCCGCTGTGAAGAAGCGCGAGGACACCCACAAGATGGCCGAGTCCAACAAGGCCTTCGCGCACTACCGCTGGTGA
- a CDS encoding helicase-associated domain-containing protein: MSGQMEAGEGFRSLADQLRSWDDEQMGRLLHARPDLASPAPQDSAQLAARASTRASVSRALDGLTHFELALVGAVMTSQPVLRTSLEARGEAVSAALSLLLERALVWSSSAGLRVASGVSEALAPGSFPTSTSPEPPGLPTSARSSQLVDRAAAGAAFEAVRRLELLLDTWGTRPATALRTGGLGVRELKALAARVQVDEQQAALLAEVAVAAGLAATAADEDGNPSWMPTDAFDAWSARPTAERWLVMARAWLDLERAPGLVGGRDSAGKPVNALVAELVSPDLAETRRMVLASLAELPAGEVLAATTGVPALVARLGWLRPRRSRARESQVLWAVTEAGFLGVTGLDGLSTYGRRLVAGETEGATAVLAELLPAPVDHVLLQADLTAVAPGPLEPTLARQLALVAEVESRGGATVYRFTTASVRGGLDAGWTAAEIHAFLATVSRTPVPQPLTYLVDDTARTYGSIRVGHAEAFLRADDEHALAELMHHPKASTLGLRRIAPTVLISTTPIDILLPRLRELGAAPVVEAADGSVHIARPDAHRARLPRSRRSGAAVAVAREAARVPGVVAAIRAGDAAAASRPRRDGPLSPADALAELRDAIDSAQSVVLTYVDNHGTLSDRVVAPRAIREGQLLAEDQRSAEDRMFAIHRIRDVRAL; this comes from the coding sequence ATGAGCGGTCAGATGGAGGCAGGCGAGGGCTTCCGCTCCCTCGCCGACCAGCTCCGCTCGTGGGACGACGAGCAGATGGGACGGCTGCTGCACGCGCGCCCAGACCTGGCCAGCCCTGCTCCGCAGGACTCCGCCCAGCTGGCCGCCCGCGCCTCGACCAGGGCGAGTGTGAGCCGGGCGCTGGACGGTCTCACCCACTTCGAGCTCGCGCTGGTCGGTGCCGTGATGACCTCCCAGCCCGTGCTTCGGACCTCGCTCGAGGCACGCGGCGAAGCGGTCTCTGCCGCCCTGTCACTGTTGCTGGAACGTGCGCTCGTGTGGAGCTCCTCGGCTGGCCTGCGGGTGGCGAGCGGCGTGAGCGAGGCGCTCGCGCCGGGGAGCTTCCCGACCTCCACCTCCCCCGAGCCGCCGGGCCTTCCCACCTCTGCGCGCTCATCGCAGCTCGTCGACCGTGCTGCCGCAGGCGCCGCCTTCGAGGCCGTACGCCGACTAGAGCTGCTCCTCGACACGTGGGGCACACGGCCGGCCACCGCGCTGCGCACCGGCGGGCTCGGTGTGCGTGAGCTCAAGGCGCTCGCCGCCCGGGTCCAGGTGGACGAGCAACAGGCCGCACTTCTGGCTGAGGTCGCCGTGGCGGCCGGACTCGCCGCGACCGCCGCGGACGAGGACGGCAACCCGTCCTGGATGCCGACCGACGCGTTCGACGCATGGAGCGCCCGACCGACCGCCGAGCGCTGGCTCGTGATGGCCCGCGCGTGGCTCGACCTCGAGCGCGCTCCCGGCCTCGTCGGGGGTCGTGACTCAGCCGGCAAGCCCGTCAATGCGCTCGTCGCCGAGCTCGTCTCACCCGACCTCGCTGAGACCCGCCGCATGGTGCTTGCGTCGCTCGCCGAGCTGCCCGCAGGGGAGGTGCTGGCCGCCACCACCGGCGTGCCGGCGCTGGTCGCGCGCCTCGGGTGGCTACGCCCGCGGCGGTCGCGGGCGCGGGAGAGCCAGGTGCTGTGGGCGGTGACCGAGGCGGGGTTCCTCGGGGTGACCGGACTGGACGGGCTGTCGACGTACGGCCGGAGGCTGGTGGCCGGCGAGACCGAGGGCGCGACGGCGGTGCTGGCCGAGCTGTTGCCGGCGCCCGTCGACCACGTGCTGCTCCAGGCGGACCTGACGGCGGTGGCCCCGGGGCCACTCGAGCCGACGCTCGCGCGGCAGCTCGCCCTGGTGGCGGAGGTGGAGTCACGGGGCGGGGCGACCGTCTACCGGTTCACGACGGCGAGCGTGCGCGGCGGACTGGACGCAGGCTGGACGGCGGCGGAGATCCACGCCTTCCTCGCGACCGTCTCGCGCACACCGGTGCCGCAGCCGCTGACCTATCTCGTCGACGACACGGCACGCACCTACGGCTCGATCCGGGTGGGTCATGCCGAGGCCTTCCTGCGTGCCGACGACGAACACGCGCTCGCGGAGCTGATGCACCACCCGAAGGCCTCCACGCTGGGCCTGCGGCGGATCGCGCCGACCGTCCTCATCTCGACGACGCCGATCGACATCCTCCTCCCCCGGCTCCGCGAGCTCGGCGCCGCACCCGTCGTCGAGGCGGCTGACGGATCGGTGCACATCGCGCGCCCCGACGCCCACCGCGCCCGCCTCCCTCGCAGCCGACGCAGCGGAGCGGCCGTCGCCGTGGCCCGCGAGGCCGCCCGCGTCCCCGGCGTGGTCGCCGCCATCCGTGCCGGCGACGCCGCAGCCGCCTCCCGCCCTCGTCGGGACGGGCCGCTCTCACCTGCCGATGCGCTGGCCGAGCTGCGCGACGCCATCGACTCGGCGCAGTCCGTCGTCCTGACGTACGTCGACAACCACGGCACCCTCTCCGACCGCGTCGTCGCACCGCGCGCGATCCGGGAGGGTCAGCTGCTCGCCGAGGACCAGCGCTCCGCCGAGGACCGGATGTTCGCGATCCACCGCATCCGCGACGTGCGCGCCCTCTGA
- a CDS encoding DUF2530 domain-containing protein has protein sequence MEQHPFDAARMFLVGTIVWAVAFVALLPFAGRLSDAGRAWWIWACLAGVGVGLLGWEAARWVRDRSIRE, from the coding sequence ATGGAGCAGCACCCCTTCGACGCCGCCCGGATGTTCCTGGTCGGCACGATCGTCTGGGCCGTCGCCTTCGTCGCCCTCCTCCCCTTCGCGGGCCGCCTCTCGGACGCCGGCCGCGCGTGGTGGATCTGGGCCTGCCTCGCCGGCGTCGGCGTGGGCCTCCTCGGCTGGGAGGCCGCCCGCTGGGTCCGCGACCGCTCGATTCGGGAATAG
- the lepB gene encoding signal peptidase I, with translation MATDERSSWKVFRETVILLVVAVVLAIAVKTFLVQAFYIPSGSMEPGLQINDRILVEKPSYWFSSPKRGDIVVFGDPGGWLNEAENAGPTSAVSKGLEKIGLYPSGGHLVKRVIGVPGDTVVCCDKQGRISVNGTPLDEDEFIDPQQTCDGPQGPGCVPGWKAVVPKGKLFVMGDNRDDSADSSFHLCQSGGDTPCDPSSAFVDEKLVVGRVIALVWPFGRFSIEHRPDVFADVAPATK, from the coding sequence GTGGCCACAGACGAGCGCAGTTCCTGGAAGGTCTTCCGCGAGACCGTCATCCTGCTGGTCGTGGCGGTCGTCCTCGCCATCGCGGTCAAGACGTTCCTGGTGCAGGCGTTCTACATCCCCTCGGGCTCGATGGAGCCGGGCCTCCAGATCAACGACCGGATCCTCGTCGAGAAGCCGTCGTACTGGTTCAGCAGCCCGAAGCGCGGCGACATCGTCGTCTTCGGCGACCCGGGTGGCTGGCTCAACGAGGCCGAGAACGCCGGCCCCACCAGCGCCGTCTCCAAGGGCCTCGAGAAGATCGGGCTCTACCCCAGTGGCGGCCACCTCGTGAAGCGCGTCATCGGCGTGCCGGGTGACACCGTCGTCTGCTGTGACAAGCAGGGCCGGATCTCCGTCAACGGGACGCCTCTGGACGAGGACGAGTTCATCGACCCGCAGCAGACCTGTGACGGCCCGCAGGGCCCCGGCTGTGTGCCGGGATGGAAGGCCGTCGTGCCCAAGGGGAAGCTCTTCGTGATGGGCGACAACCGTGACGACTCGGCCGACAGCTCCTTCCACCTCTGTCAGTCCGGTGGTGACACGCCCTGTGATCCGTCGAGCGCCTTCGTCGACGAGAAGCTCGTCGTCGGGCGCGTGATCGCGCTCGTCTGGCCCTTCGGGCGGTTCAGCATCGAGCACCGCCCCGACGTCTTCGCCGACGTCGCTCCGGCCACGAAGTAG